A window of Candidatus Palauibacter soopunensis contains these coding sequences:
- a CDS encoding cytochrome c biogenesis protein CcdA, whose product MIDPIATGAVEAVTLAALQVEPAGGLLPALSDNPFLSLGVLFAAGVLTSTNPCIWPMIPITFSVISGTAGEGQSRKRTIGLTLTYALGLALLYSLLGVIAGLSGTVLGSIGASFWALFATGNLLLFFSLFMLDVFPVPVPKRLLAWAGSRGGGSYRAVFLLGATSGIVAAPCGAPAFAVVLTWVVAQQAGLMGFVYLFTFSIGMTAVLIAVGLFSGTLAVLPKSGTWMIWMKRAAAVIMIGMAQFYLIRAGYFM is encoded by the coding sequence GTGATCGACCCCATCGCAACGGGCGCCGTCGAGGCCGTGACGCTCGCGGCCCTGCAGGTCGAGCCGGCGGGCGGGCTCCTCCCGGCGCTCTCCGACAACCCGTTCCTCTCGCTCGGCGTCCTCTTCGCGGCGGGCGTCCTCACGAGCACGAACCCGTGCATCTGGCCGATGATCCCGATCACGTTTTCGGTCATATCGGGCACGGCGGGCGAGGGGCAGTCGCGAAAGCGCACCATCGGCCTGACGCTGACCTACGCCCTCGGACTGGCGCTCCTCTATTCCCTGCTCGGCGTCATCGCGGGGCTCAGCGGCACCGTGCTGGGGTCGATCGGGGCGAGCTTCTGGGCGCTGTTCGCGACCGGGAACCTCCTCCTCTTCTTCTCCCTGTTCATGCTCGATGTCTTTCCCGTCCCGGTGCCGAAGCGACTCCTCGCGTGGGCGGGCAGCCGGGGCGGCGGATCCTACCGCGCCGTGTTCCTCCTGGGGGCGACGTCGGGGATCGTGGCCGCGCCGTGCGGGGCGCCCGCCTTCGCCGTCGTCCTCACGTGGGTTGTCGCCCAGCAGGCGGGCCTCATGGGTTTCGTCTACCTGTTCACCTTCTCCATCGGCATGACCGCCGTGCTCATCGCCGTCGGTCTGTTCTCGGGGACGCTCGCCGTGCTGCCGAAATCCGGGACGTGGATGATCTGGATGAAACGGGCCGCGGCCGTCATCATGATCGGGATGGCGCAGTTCTACCTCATCCGGGCGGGATACTTCATGTGA
- a CDS encoding redoxin domain-containing protein has protein sequence MNTKPGRIARYASATWFAGLAAFAGLAVAAPLHAQAGAGQVSLATGTQGPDATLQDLDGNEVQLLDYADGKPALFEFWAAWCEQCEGLQPEIDRVQADFGDRVNVVAVAVAVAQSLRRVRRHAEAHGAEYPYLWDADGAAVRAYSATTTSIVVILDAEGKVAYTGVGPDQDLVGAVTGILAADSATGPQAPASPRR, from the coding sequence GTGAACACGAAACCGGGACGGATCGCCCGCTACGCGTCGGCCACATGGTTCGCCGGGCTCGCCGCGTTCGCCGGGCTCGCCGTGGCGGCGCCACTCCACGCGCAGGCGGGCGCGGGGCAGGTGAGCCTCGCCACGGGGACGCAGGGTCCGGACGCCACCCTGCAGGATCTGGACGGCAACGAGGTCCAGCTTCTCGACTACGCGGACGGCAAGCCCGCGCTGTTCGAGTTCTGGGCCGCGTGGTGCGAGCAATGCGAGGGGCTGCAACCCGAGATCGACCGCGTGCAGGCAGACTTCGGCGACCGGGTCAACGTCGTCGCCGTGGCCGTGGCAGTGGCCCAGTCGCTGCGCCGCGTCAGGCGCCACGCGGAGGCGCACGGGGCGGAATACCCCTATCTGTGGGATGCGGATGGCGCCGCGGTGCGCGCCTACTCGGCGACCACGACCTCGATCGTCGTGATCCTCGACGCGGAAGGGAAGGTGGCCTACACCGGCGTCGGCCCCGACCAGGATCTCGTCGGGGCCGTCACCGGAATACTCGCTGCCGATTCTGCTACGGGTCCACAGGCTCCGGCGTCACCTCGTCGATGA
- a CDS encoding serine hydrolase, translating into MIRQSRGRPWRRAIAFVVAIVLATPVSGCAQGNGDPVNDPRFEQAVALFEAWLDAKMAYEKIPGVSAALVHDQDLVWTRGYGYAHRETEVPATPSTMYSVCSISKLFTSIGVMQQRDEGKLDLDDPVSTHLPWYDLEQMFPGGPSVSVEGILTHSSGLPRESAHPYWTGPDHPFPTRDEIIEGLSGQETLYPGRRYFQYSNLGMALAGQLIEQASGMGYDDYIRSRILEPLGMSDTYTDIPVEHQGGRYATGYSRLERDGQRAEAPFFQALGMASAAGFASTVEDLARLASWQLRLLENGGTEILDVNTLREMHRVHWVDPDFDTMWGLGFAVSRRDGERAVGHGGSCPGFRSTFQLLPAKKLAGVVMMNAQANPTDVWTKMMATLGAAFEEIQSDPGGGTARPASLAEYEGLYQSTWGETVILRWDDGLAALGVPSNDPVEGMTKLRHESGDTFRRVRDDGEPGEAYIFHREDGAIARYSVHGNFSNKVR; encoded by the coding sequence ATGATCCGTCAGTCCCGAGGCCGTCCATGGCGTCGTGCCATCGCGTTCGTCGTCGCCATCGTTCTCGCGACCCCCGTGTCCGGGTGCGCGCAGGGGAACGGCGATCCCGTGAACGATCCCCGCTTCGAGCAGGCGGTGGCGCTGTTCGAGGCCTGGCTCGACGCGAAGATGGCGTACGAGAAGATCCCCGGCGTTTCCGCGGCGCTCGTGCACGACCAGGACCTCGTCTGGACGCGGGGCTACGGGTACGCGCACCGCGAGACGGAGGTCCCCGCCACCCCGTCGACGATGTATTCGGTGTGCTCGATCTCGAAGCTCTTCACCTCCATCGGCGTGATGCAGCAGCGGGACGAGGGCAAACTGGACCTCGACGATCCCGTCTCCACGCACCTCCCGTGGTACGACCTCGAGCAGATGTTTCCCGGCGGTCCGAGCGTGAGCGTGGAGGGGATCCTCACCCACTCCTCGGGTCTCCCGCGCGAGTCGGCGCACCCCTACTGGACGGGCCCCGACCATCCCTTCCCGACGCGGGACGAAATCATCGAGGGGCTCTCGGGACAGGAGACGCTCTATCCCGGCCGCCGCTACTTCCAGTACTCGAACCTCGGGATGGCGCTAGCGGGACAGCTGATCGAGCAGGCTTCCGGGATGGGGTACGACGACTACATCCGGAGCCGGATCCTGGAGCCGCTGGGGATGTCGGACACGTACACCGACATTCCCGTCGAGCACCAGGGCGGCCGCTACGCCACCGGCTACTCGCGGCTCGAGCGTGACGGCCAGCGGGCCGAGGCCCCCTTCTTCCAGGCGCTGGGGATGGCGTCCGCGGCGGGGTTCGCCTCCACCGTGGAGGATCTGGCGCGCCTCGCCTCGTGGCAGCTCCGCCTGCTGGAGAACGGAGGGACGGAGATCCTCGACGTCAACACGCTGCGGGAGATGCACCGCGTGCACTGGGTCGACCCCGACTTCGACACGATGTGGGGGCTCGGGTTCGCCGTCTCGCGCCGCGACGGGGAGCGCGCGGTGGGCCACGGCGGGAGCTGCCCCGGCTTCCGCTCGACCTTCCAGCTCCTCCCGGCGAAGAAGCTGGCGGGCGTCGTGATGATGAACGCGCAGGCGAATCCCACGGACGTGTGGACGAAGATGATGGCGACGCTGGGCGCGGCCTTCGAGGAGATCCAGAGCGATCCCGGCGGCGGAACCGCGCGCCCGGCATCCCTGGCGGAGTACGAGGGACTGTACCAGTCCACGTGGGGGGAGACGGTCATCCTCCGGTGGGACGATGGGCTCGCGGCCCTCGGCGTCCCCTCGAACGATCCGGTCGAGGGAATGACGAAGCTGCGGCACGAGAGCGGCGATACGTTCCGGCGTGTGCGGGACGACGGCGAGCCGGGAGAGGCATACATCTTCCACCGGGAGGACGGCGCCATCGCCCGGTACAGCGTGCACGGAAACTTCTCGAACAAGGTCCGGTAG
- a CDS encoding cytochrome c, translating to MMRRFDPTSPRRAAIAVCAALGVLSAAGPAQAQENESVEVTFNRDVAPILQANCQECHQDGSIAPMSLLTYRDAYRWAASIREKVSNRVMPPWHLDPTVGIQEFRNDRSLSREEIETIVAWIDGGRVEGDPADLPPPAEFPDPNEWRLLAEFGEPDLVIASEPYTLEAETMDKWWRPVTPTGITEPRWVKAIEIKPAGNDARTITHHVLAFLQQDEEESPMSAGIVEASTRGGAMGGPGLFMEWAVGKEGEIFPEGAGKIMLPGSRIRWEVHLHAMGKLVEDSYVELGVWFYPKGEEPRNRTRLMFYNATGRTGLDIPPGEIAVTQDFHTLRWPARLENFQPHMHMRGKAMSLEAIYPDGRKELINQVDNFQWNWHINYIYEEDAAPLLPAGTTLVITAWHDNTAENPNNPDHEQWVDYGDRTVDEMAHLWVDVTYLDPVEFEALVAAREEARRAAEAQTNNSNH from the coding sequence ATGATGAGACGGTTCGATCCGACGTCCCCGAGGCGAGCGGCCATCGCGGTGTGCGCGGCACTCGGCGTTCTGAGCGCCGCGGGGCCGGCGCAGGCGCAGGAAAACGAGTCCGTGGAGGTGACCTTCAACCGGGACGTCGCGCCGATCCTTCAGGCGAACTGCCAGGAGTGCCACCAGGACGGCTCGATCGCCCCCATGTCGCTCCTCACGTACCGGGACGCCTACCGCTGGGCCGCGAGCATCCGCGAGAAGGTCTCGAACCGCGTCATGCCGCCCTGGCACCTCGATCCCACGGTCGGGATCCAGGAGTTCCGGAACGACCGCAGCCTGTCGCGCGAGGAGATCGAGACGATCGTCGCGTGGATCGACGGTGGCCGCGTGGAAGGCGATCCCGCGGATCTGCCGCCGCCGGCCGAGTTCCCGGATCCGAACGAGTGGCGCCTCCTCGCTGAGTTCGGGGAACCCGACCTCGTCATCGCATCCGAACCCTACACGCTCGAAGCCGAAACGATGGACAAGTGGTGGCGGCCCGTCACGCCGACCGGCATCACGGAGCCGCGCTGGGTGAAGGCGATCGAGATCAAGCCGGCCGGCAACGACGCGCGTACGATCACTCACCATGTCCTCGCCTTCCTCCAGCAGGACGAGGAGGAGAGCCCCATGAGCGCCGGCATCGTCGAGGCGAGCACGCGCGGGGGCGCGATGGGCGGTCCGGGCCTCTTCATGGAGTGGGCCGTTGGGAAGGAGGGCGAGATCTTCCCCGAGGGCGCGGGCAAGATCATGCTCCCCGGCTCGCGGATTCGCTGGGAGGTCCACCTCCATGCGATGGGCAAGCTCGTCGAGGACAGTTACGTCGAACTCGGCGTCTGGTTCTATCCGAAGGGCGAGGAGCCCCGGAACCGCACCCGGCTCATGTTCTACAACGCCACGGGCCGGACGGGCCTCGACATCCCGCCGGGCGAGATCGCGGTCACGCAGGACTTCCACACGCTGCGCTGGCCGGCCCGTCTGGAGAACTTCCAGCCGCACATGCACATGCGCGGCAAGGCGATGTCGCTCGAGGCGATCTATCCCGACGGCCGCAAGGAGTTGATCAACCAGGTCGACAACTTCCAGTGGAACTGGCACATCAACTACATCTACGAGGAAGACGCCGCCCCGCTGCTTCCGGCGGGGACCACGCTCGTCATCACCGCCTGGCACGACAACACGGCCGAGAATCCGAACAACCCCGACCACGAGCAGTGGGTCGACTACGGGGACCGGACCGTGGACGAGATGGCGCACCTCTGGGTCGACGTGACCTACCTCGATCCCGTGGAGTTCGAAGCCCTCGTCGCCGCCCGCGAGGAAGCGAGGCGGGCCGCGGAGGCTCAGACGAACAACTCGAACCACTAA
- a CDS encoding redoxin domain-containing protein: MRAYRDQYASLFNEGRNVVLVGISNDPVDELASWLKDEDFPFLFASDAGNDGGTYVDFGGGLRESNAVDSRAVIVVGPDGRVAGVIPSFNQVDPAAYDELATIIDEVTPEPVDP, translated from the coding sequence ATGAGAGCGTACCGTGATCAGTACGCAAGTCTGTTCAACGAGGGCCGGAACGTGGTCCTCGTCGGCATCTCGAACGACCCGGTCGACGAACTCGCGTCATGGCTGAAGGACGAGGACTTCCCCTTCCTGTTCGCGAGCGACGCGGGCAACGACGGGGGGACCTACGTCGACTTCGGCGGAGGCCTGAGGGAAAGCAACGCGGTGGACAGCCGCGCCGTGATCGTGGTAGGGCCCGATGGGCGCGTGGCGGGCGTGATCCCGAGCTTCAACCAGGTCGACCCGGCCGCCTACGACGAGTTGGCCACCATCATCGACGAGGTGACGCCGGAGCCTGTGGACCCGTAG
- a CDS encoding creatininase family protein — MRKVQSILPLLALFAVSASALGGQQRNMTPEERARLAAERERQVQEELVSERPIEAFDTVWIEEMTWMEVRDAMAAGKTTAIITTGGIEQNGPYLATGKHNYVLQGACEGVARELGNALCAPIVKLVPEGDIDEPSGHMRYPGTISLRQETFEAVLDDVASSLRAHGFEHIILFGDSGGNQSGMEAVAARLNERWYDAQAHFIPEFYRYRDVHQWMNDELGIFETDPEGIHDDFVITAIMMVEDPTMVRYDERVAAGRASINGVSIAPKEEAIATGRKLLQFRVDETVKAIRASIEAGMAEAGR; from the coding sequence ATGAGAAAAGTCCAATCGATCCTTCCCTTGCTCGCGCTGTTCGCGGTCTCCGCCTCGGCGCTGGGGGGGCAGCAGCGGAACATGACGCCGGAGGAGCGCGCGCGGCTGGCCGCGGAACGCGAGCGCCAGGTGCAGGAGGAACTCGTATCCGAGCGGCCGATCGAGGCGTTCGACACGGTGTGGATCGAGGAGATGACGTGGATGGAGGTCCGGGACGCGATGGCGGCCGGGAAGACCACGGCGATCATCACGACGGGCGGCATCGAGCAGAACGGGCCGTACCTCGCCACGGGCAAGCACAACTACGTGCTGCAGGGCGCCTGCGAGGGCGTGGCCCGCGAACTCGGGAACGCGCTCTGCGCGCCGATCGTCAAGCTCGTCCCCGAGGGCGACATCGACGAGCCGTCCGGGCACATGCGGTATCCGGGCACGATCAGCCTGCGGCAGGAGACGTTCGAGGCCGTGCTCGATGACGTGGCCTCCAGCCTCAGGGCGCACGGGTTCGAGCACATCATCCTCTTCGGAGACAGCGGCGGGAACCAGTCGGGCATGGAGGCGGTCGCCGCCCGCCTGAACGAGCGCTGGTACGACGCGCAGGCGCACTTCATCCCCGAGTTCTACCGCTACCGCGACGTCCACCAGTGGATGAACGACGAACTCGGCATCTTCGAGACGGATCCGGAGGGGATCCACGACGACTTCGTCATCACCGCGATCATGATGGTCGAGGACCCGACGATGGTGCGCTACGACGAGCGCGTGGCGGCGGGCCGTGCCAGCATCAACGGCGTCTCGATCGCCCCGAAGGAGGAGGCGATCGCCACCGGCCGGAAGCTGCTCCAATTCCGTGTGGATGAGACGGTGAAGGCGATCCGGGCCTCGATCGAGGCGGGCATGGCGGAAGCGGGGCGATGA
- a CDS encoding amidohydrolase family protein, which yields MSARNSTGMKAARGRTEAKVRLITLAAGFVLGAGAVEAQSHVTVDIGARDPAFSPDGSTIAVSILGKIWTLPAEGGTARQLTDGASWDTRPAWSPDGRFLAYAARSRQGADILVRNMATGGVRFLHGVPGSVGHMQFHPDGSQLFFVDDRSQYEAHVWRIPLAGGEAEQLTHTRSWHEWSFALSPDGNRILLETGRFDGTDLYELDLEEMSLERVTDTPEREMAVAWSADGTRRAHVMTHNGQDRIVVSIRGERQDFPSAFDQKQLAFHPSGEWLLVLGGRRMQRLDLASGEFTPIPFEARFAIADDPADDLLITNVRLFDGTGDEAVPAAAVLVRDGRIAEVRAGENAGVPEVASGTPVIDGGGRMLLPGLMDNHYHYWQPLAGADLLAAGVTAIRDPGSAIQDAMDFKDAVRLGVLAGPDVYTAGPLIDGPAGYHPLVDVSIDDPAAAPALVRALKAQGVDLLKAYFLLDPDVLAAVVAEARVQGLPVTGHIGVRTSWRQAIEAGISGFNHIRVWQDFLPPEIQVDGRDMSLDGGRNPVGRMQADWREIDPESPEVMSLLELMAETETGLDPTLYIQEIEDSDRSRFSLEEFHTARQAYERMGEFVRRAVEVGVPLLAGTDNVGLFNELEAYAKAGVPNAAILRAATANGARWLGKEDDFGTVQPGRRAHLILVDGDPLADIADLRNIELVVKDGVIVFGGPPAEPLVP from the coding sequence ATGAGCGCGCGGAACAGCACCGGGATGAAGGCCGCCCGTGGACGAACGGAGGCGAAGGTCAGGCTCATCACGCTCGCGGCGGGCTTCGTGTTGGGGGCCGGGGCAGTTGAGGCGCAGTCGCATGTCACCGTGGACATCGGGGCCCGGGATCCCGCGTTCTCGCCCGACGGGTCGACGATCGCCGTCTCCATCCTGGGGAAGATCTGGACGCTTCCCGCCGAGGGCGGCACCGCGCGCCAACTCACGGACGGGGCTTCGTGGGACACGCGCCCCGCCTGGTCGCCGGACGGCCGTTTCCTCGCCTACGCGGCGAGATCCCGCCAGGGGGCCGACATTCTGGTCCGCAACATGGCCACGGGGGGCGTCCGCTTCCTGCATGGTGTTCCGGGGTCGGTCGGGCACATGCAGTTCCATCCGGACGGAAGCCAGCTCTTCTTCGTCGACGACCGCTCGCAGTACGAGGCGCACGTGTGGCGGATCCCGCTCGCCGGCGGCGAGGCGGAACAGCTGACGCACACCCGGAGCTGGCACGAGTGGTCGTTCGCCCTCTCGCCGGACGGGAACCGGATCCTCCTCGAGACGGGGCGCTTCGATGGCACGGACCTGTATGAACTCGACCTGGAGGAGATGTCGCTCGAACGGGTCACGGACACGCCGGAGCGGGAGATGGCCGTGGCGTGGAGCGCCGACGGCACGCGTCGCGCGCACGTGATGACGCACAACGGCCAAGACCGGATCGTCGTGTCGATCCGGGGCGAACGGCAGGATTTCCCAAGCGCATTCGACCAGAAGCAGCTCGCGTTCCATCCGTCCGGCGAGTGGCTGCTCGTCCTCGGCGGGCGGCGGATGCAGCGGCTGGATCTGGCGAGCGGGGAGTTCACTCCGATTCCCTTCGAGGCCCGGTTCGCGATTGCCGACGATCCCGCCGACGATCTGCTGATCACGAACGTCCGCCTGTTCGACGGCACCGGCGACGAGGCGGTCCCCGCGGCGGCGGTCCTCGTCCGGGACGGGCGGATCGCCGAGGTGAGAGCGGGAGAAAACGCCGGGGTGCCGGAGGTCGCTTCGGGCACGCCGGTCATCGACGGGGGTGGCCGCATGCTGCTCCCGGGGCTGATGGACAACCACTACCACTACTGGCAGCCCCTCGCCGGCGCCGACCTGCTGGCCGCCGGTGTCACGGCGATCCGCGATCCCGGCTCGGCGATCCAGGACGCGATGGACTTCAAGGACGCGGTGCGTCTCGGCGTGCTGGCCGGCCCCGACGTGTACACGGCCGGCCCCCTGATCGACGGCCCCGCCGGCTACCACCCCCTGGTTGACGTGAGCATCGACGACCCCGCCGCCGCCCCGGCGCTCGTCCGCGCGCTGAAGGCGCAGGGCGTCGACCTGCTCAAGGCGTATTTCCTCCTCGACCCGGATGTGCTCGCGGCCGTCGTGGCGGAGGCGCGCGTGCAGGGACTCCCGGTCACGGGTCACATCGGAGTCCGCACGAGTTGGCGGCAGGCGATCGAAGCGGGCATCAGCGGGTTCAACCACATCCGCGTGTGGCAGGACTTCCTGCCGCCCGAGATCCAGGTCGATGGCCGGGACATGTCCCTCGACGGCGGACGGAACCCGGTCGGGCGCATGCAGGCCGACTGGCGGGAGATCGATCCGGAGAGCCCCGAGGTCATGTCCCTCCTCGAACTCATGGCCGAGACGGAGACGGGGCTCGACCCTACTCTCTACATCCAGGAGATCGAGGACAGCGACCGCTCGCGCTTCTCGCTCGAGGAGTTCCACACGGCCCGGCAGGCGTACGAGCGCATGGGCGAGTTCGTCCGGCGCGCCGTCGAGGTCGGCGTGCCGCTGCTCGCGGGCACGGACAACGTCGGGCTGTTCAACGAACTCGAGGCGTACGCGAAGGCCGGTGTGCCGAACGCCGCCATCCTGCGGGCCGCGACCGCGAACGGCGCGCGTTGGCTCGGGAAGGAGGACGACTTCGGGACCGTGCAACCGGGGCGGCGCGCCCACCTGATCCTCGTGGATGGCGACCCGCTGGCCGACATCGCCGACCTGCGGAACATCGAGCTCGTTGTGAAGGACGGCGTCATCGTCTTCGGCGGCCCCCCGGCCGAGCCGCTGGTCCCGTGA
- a CDS encoding rhodanese-like domain-containing protein has protein sequence MERHKAVPILAPTLLALAPALVLVAATGCTGQAALTDEEKLARVEEMVAEVERRFPEVEAVSVEEVGRLLETGSVVLVDARAPREREISWIPGSITSEEFERDPDRYADLTVVAYCTIGHRSSEYAKRQNEEGRHVLNLRGSLLSWTHAGAPLVGPDGPTSRLHVYGETWDLAPARYETTW, from the coding sequence ATGGAACGACACAAGGCAGTTCCGATTCTGGCGCCGACTCTTCTGGCTCTGGCGCCGGCCCTCGTACTCGTGGCCGCCACCGGCTGTACCGGCCAGGCCGCGCTGACGGACGAGGAGAAGCTCGCGCGCGTGGAAGAGATGGTGGCGGAAGTCGAACGGCGTTTTCCTGAGGTGGAAGCCGTCTCCGTGGAAGAAGTGGGGCGGCTGCTCGAGACCGGAAGCGTCGTGCTCGTCGACGCCCGGGCGCCCCGCGAGCGCGAGATCTCCTGGATTCCCGGCTCCATCACCTCCGAGGAGTTCGAACGGGATCCGGACCGCTACGCGGACCTCACCGTCGTCGCCTACTGCACGATCGGGCACCGAAGTTCGGAGTACGCGAAGCGGCAGAACGAGGAGGGCCGCCACGTCCTCAACCTGCGCGGGAGCCTCCTCTCATGGACCCACGCCGGCGCGCCGCTCGTAGGCCCGGATGGACCGACGAGCCGCCTGCACGTCTACGGCGAAACCTGGGACCTCGCCCCCGCCCGCTACGAGACCACCTGGTAG
- a CDS encoding MBL fold metallo-hydrolase, with the protein MVRRTSHRISWLALPFLAACGAPGDTSLDAEVDAAVDAAAGPETSDPYEHGFTDADYPRVIEVAEDVYAYEQIHPTGGEIITTVSLIVITPEGVLVADGQENPEETQRLVDTVAGMTDRPITHVVVASDHGDHTGGNSAFPAEARFFAHPTSAAILEASAANPNRPEEAPPVIVPTEIVGDDTVLELGGREIQLLHLGRAHTGGDLVVYVPDGKVLFMSETYLKHIFPAMRSAYPSEWVAMLGRAIEMDVDVYVPGHGVMEAPAVLEAELVSFRDAVRAVVEEATRLHGDGLSAEEAAEAVSFGDIEEWSLRDSQKLRAIRRVYMELNGELPG; encoded by the coding sequence ATGGTTCGGCGCACTTCTCATCGGATTTCCTGGCTGGCTCTTCCGTTCCTCGCCGCCTGCGGGGCGCCCGGCGACACCTCCCTGGACGCGGAGGTGGATGCGGCGGTGGATGCGGCGGCGGGGCCCGAGACGTCCGACCCCTACGAGCACGGGTTCACGGACGCGGACTATCCGCGCGTGATCGAAGTCGCGGAGGATGTCTACGCGTACGAGCAGATCCATCCCACCGGGGGCGAGATCATCACGACCGTGAGTCTCATCGTCATCACGCCGGAAGGGGTGCTCGTCGCGGACGGCCAGGAGAATCCGGAGGAGACGCAGCGGCTCGTCGACACGGTCGCGGGCATGACGGACCGGCCGATCACGCACGTCGTCGTCGCCTCGGACCACGGGGACCACACGGGCGGCAACTCGGCCTTCCCCGCGGAAGCTCGCTTCTTTGCCCACCCCACGTCGGCGGCGATCCTGGAGGCGAGCGCGGCGAACCCGAACCGGCCCGAGGAGGCGCCGCCCGTCATCGTCCCGACGGAGATCGTGGGCGACGACACGGTGCTCGAACTCGGGGGACGGGAGATCCAGCTCCTGCACCTTGGCCGCGCGCACACCGGCGGCGACCTCGTCGTGTACGTGCCCGACGGCAAGGTGCTGTTCATGAGCGAGACGTACCTGAAGCACATCTTCCCGGCCATGCGCTCGGCGTATCCCTCGGAGTGGGTGGCGATGCTGGGCCGGGCGATCGAGATGGACGTGGACGTGTACGTGCCGGGACACGGGGTGATGGAAGCGCCCGCGGTCCTCGAGGCGGAGCTTGTGTCGTTCCGGGACGCGGTGCGGGCCGTCGTGGAGGAGGCGACGCGGCTTCACGGCGACGGGCTGAGCGCCGAAGAGGCGGCGGAAGCGGTCTCGTTCGGCGACATCGAGGAATGGTCGCTGCGGGACAGCCAGAAACTGCGCGCCATCCGGCGCGTGTACATGGAACTGAACGGAGAGCTGCCGGGATGA
- a CDS encoding aminotransferase class I/II-fold pyridoxal phosphate-dependent enzyme has translation MTTHSGSSGSLIPEAATREGNDPIFALHGEAVRRAAAGESILNSTLGALMNDDGTLAVMPAAAEALGRVPHARAAGYAPISGDPPYLAAVIADLCGEGGLAEQAVAVATPGSTGAIHHAILNFLEPGQAALTPSYYWGPYHTISAHSGRAVETFNMFDAGIRLDVEAFRAGLEGQIARQGRSLVLFNFPCNNPTGYSLDESEWEAVAEIVREVGRRGPVAFLLDHAYAKFGDEGSNGWVAHLPRMMESATVLVGWTVSKSFALYGARVGALVALHREAEERQRISNALGFSCRATWSNCNHLGLLGATELLTDPDLRRRTDEERAGMIRLLNERVEVFNELAGRAGLSYPRYEGGFFVSVFTPDAGVTAATMREAGVYVVPMEGAVRIALCATPAHSIPRLVDALTEGIATARAA, from the coding sequence ATGACGACCCACTCCGGTTCTTCCGGCAGCCTCATACCCGAGGCGGCGACGCGCGAAGGCAACGACCCGATCTTCGCCCTCCACGGAGAGGCGGTGCGGCGGGCGGCGGCGGGCGAGTCGATCCTGAACTCGACGCTCGGGGCGCTGATGAACGATGACGGGACGCTCGCGGTGATGCCCGCGGCGGCCGAGGCGCTGGGGCGCGTGCCGCACGCGCGCGCCGCCGGCTATGCGCCGATCTCGGGAGACCCTCCGTACCTGGCCGCGGTGATCGCGGACCTGTGCGGGGAGGGCGGCCTCGCCGAGCAGGCGGTCGCCGTCGCCACGCCCGGGAGCACCGGGGCGATCCACCACGCGATCCTGAACTTCCTCGAACCCGGGCAGGCGGCGCTCACGCCCAGCTACTACTGGGGGCCGTACCACACGATCTCGGCCCATTCGGGACGCGCGGTCGAGACCTTCAACATGTTCGACGCCGGGATCCGCCTCGACGTCGAGGCGTTCCGGGCGGGGCTCGAGGGCCAGATCGCGCGGCAGGGGCGGTCGCTCGTCCTCTTCAACTTCCCCTGCAACAACCCCACGGGCTATTCGCTCGACGAGTCGGAGTGGGAGGCCGTGGCGGAGATCGTGCGGGAGGTCGGCCGGCGCGGTCCCGTCGCGTTCCTCCTCGACCACGCGTACGCGAAGTTCGGCGACGAAGGGTCCAACGGCTGGGTCGCCCACCTCCCGCGGATGATGGAGTCCGCGACGGTGCTCGTGGGCTGGACGGTATCGAAGTCGTTCGCCCTCTACGGCGCGCGCGTCGGGGCGCTCGTGGCGCTCCACCGGGAGGCGGAGGAGCGGCAGCGGATCTCGAACGCGCTCGGGTTCTCGTGCCGGGCCACGTGGTCGAACTGCAACCACCTCGGACTGCTCGGCGCCACCGAACTCCTCACGGATCCGGATCTGCGCCGGCGCACGGACGAGGAGCGCGCAGGGATGATCCGCCTCCTCAACGAGCGCGTCGAGGTCTTCAACGAACTGGCGGGGAGGGCGGGACTTTCCTACCCCCGCTACGAGGGTGGCTTCTTCGTCTCCGTGTTCACGCCCGACGCGGGAGTGACGGCCGCAACCATGCGCGAGGCGGGGGTGTACGTGGTCCCGATGGAGGGCGCGGTGCGGATCGCGCTGTGCGCGACGCCGGCGCACTCGATTCCCCGGCTCGTCGACGCGCTGACCGAGGGCATCGCGACCGCCCGAGCCGCCTGA